The following proteins are encoded in a genomic region of Natrinema sp. DC36:
- a CDS encoding pyridoxal phosphate-dependent aminotransferase yields the protein MTDFAARVEQVSISGIREVFEAAGDDAINLGLGQPDFPTPAHARRGAIEAIEAGRADAYTSNKGTPQLREAISAKYDRDYGLEIYPEDVIATSGGSEALHLALEAHVDPGEEVIFPDPGFVSYDALTHIADGTPKPVGLREDLTLDPATVEDAITPETAAFVVNSPANPTGAVQSEDDMREFARIADEHDVLCISDEVYEHIVFEGEHHSPLEFAETDNVLVVSACSKTYSMTGWRLGWVVASNRRIERMLRVHQYGQACASAPAQYAAEAALTGPQDRVREMVDTFEQRRDLVLDGLTDAGLEVPTPEGAFYAMPKVPDGWCEEVLERGVVVVPGDAFGANGAGYARLSYATGTEELKEALEIMDDATRAVR from the coding sequence GGCCTCGGCCAACCGGACTTCCCGACGCCCGCCCACGCCCGTCGCGGGGCGATCGAAGCGATCGAGGCCGGGCGGGCCGACGCCTACACCTCGAACAAGGGCACCCCGCAGCTTCGAGAGGCGATTTCGGCGAAGTACGACCGGGACTACGGCCTCGAGATCTACCCCGAAGACGTGATCGCCACCTCCGGCGGCAGCGAGGCGCTCCATCTCGCGCTCGAGGCCCACGTCGATCCCGGCGAGGAAGTGATCTTCCCGGATCCGGGTTTCGTCTCCTACGACGCGCTGACCCACATCGCCGACGGCACGCCGAAGCCCGTTGGGTTGCGAGAGGATCTGACGCTCGATCCCGCGACGGTCGAGGACGCCATTACCCCGGAGACGGCCGCGTTCGTCGTCAATAGCCCCGCGAACCCGACGGGAGCCGTCCAGAGCGAGGACGACATGCGCGAGTTCGCCCGCATCGCGGACGAGCACGACGTGCTCTGCATCTCCGACGAGGTCTACGAGCACATCGTGTTCGAGGGCGAGCACCACTCGCCCCTCGAGTTCGCCGAGACGGACAACGTCCTCGTCGTCAGCGCCTGCTCGAAGACCTACTCGATGACCGGCTGGCGACTCGGCTGGGTCGTCGCATCGAATCGGCGCATCGAGCGCATGCTTCGCGTCCACCAGTACGGGCAGGCCTGTGCCTCCGCGCCCGCACAGTACGCCGCCGAGGCCGCCCTGACGGGGCCCCAGGATCGGGTTCGGGAGATGGTCGACACCTTCGAGCAGCGGCGGGACCTCGTGCTCGACGGGCTCACCGACGCCGGCCTCGAGGTGCCGACCCCCGAAGGGGCCTTCTACGCGATGCCGAAGGTCCCCGACGGCTGGTGTGAAGAGGTGCTCGAGCGCGGCGTCGTCGTCGTCCCCGGCGACGCATTCGGCGCGAACGGCGCGGGCTACGCTCGGCTCTCGTATGCGACCGGAACGGAGGAACTGAAGGAGGCGCTCGAAATTATGGACGACGCGACTCGAGCCGTTCGATAG